TATCAATGCATAAGTTATGATAGCAAATCTGCAAGTGTAtggattgatcgaagtaatacaaaagattgtcgaaccacatGAATAATTGTTTGTTGATTTGATCTTGGAGATTAATGTTtggaatggaaaagaaaaataaatatagttTAAAGTTTGTTGTGATGAAAGCTATTGTAACaaaatctatctatatataatatatataaaaccaGAGTTTCTGCAGCTTTGAGGGCAAATAAGTCGTTCAACAATTTATTCCATAAACTATGAAAGTTGGCCATGGATATCTTTGTAAAAAAGCCTTTTATTTCACTCAGATTGGATCTTAGCCGTTGATTCACAATTCTATCAGTTTCACTCTTTCATTCCATTTCATCTGAAACGCTTTTCACTATCTGAAACCCTTCTCCTTCTCTGAGTCGTTTCTCTGCTGAAACGCTTTTCACCTTACATCTGaaactcttctccttctctgagCCGTTTCTCTAGGCTTTCgaatatataaaattagtcAAGGATTCGCATTCTTCCTCAGAGGATTTCATGTATCTGACCATCTCTGCTTCAGTCAAGGATCCGCTGCAATCAGGATTGACATGTGTTCCTTCatgagcgtaaccgcttagggAGAGAGTGTAACtcaatttcaagtttgttatttctcaaataagccaagagtcccttacatttGATATCCctctcctatttatagttgggggagttgggcttaacgcctctaaatcattctaatgggccagttgggctcCGAgatgaaggcccaagtcccCGGTCCGCTCCTCGCCTTACAAGTCCACatgacaccgagctcgaagcatgagagctaagtgtgtctttaaacaaaagaGACGAGGCGATGGACGTAAGAAACTAACTAATGCTAAACATAAGGTacgaaaataaaaagaaattgccaacatggcttggtaatttaaAGCTTAAAAATTTAAAGTTTTGAACGCCTCGTCACGCTCCCCTAGCAGCTTGAGTCCACAAGCAAGCTTGTGGCGAAGCTACTGGATCTGCTCGCCCCGCCATAGTTACGCACGTGTTCTGAATCGTGACCCCTTGACATGTGTCGAGCCTTCGCCACGCGTTGCGCCCTGAAGTGACACTGAAGTCAATGAATCCAAGGAATCTCAACCACTATCCTTGGGACGTCCTTTCGAATTACAGTAGagcctgacaatttgaattcaatCCAATAAGCTTCAACTGTTGtaaattttcatttaatgcgctGCTTTCGTGTCCCAAAATCTGCGCCACACTCTCTTGAGTGatcattccacctttgccatGATGAGGCAGGATTTCCCAACCGCTGCTTATCCCAACTTTTAAAATCTCCTTCCCTCACTCACTCACCACTTCTGAAATTCCCACAATCTGTTGAAATTGACAAACTAGCACCCTCTTCCTTTCCCATCCTTATCCGTCCTCCTAGCAAAAATGACTCCCCAATGCCGCACCAAAGGTTCCTCTCGATCCCGCAGCGCCGCTCCCGCATCTCTTTCTCTGGTTAACCCTCCCCCCTCCGGGGGATTTCCCCttattgaaaatgaaaagaacgcCTTCTGGCACCAAATCTCGCCACCTTACCCCAGTCCATAACTCAAGACCCCACTCAGGAGGCCATCTGCCAACCTTCTGAGCAGTCCACTAACAAGTCCATTGCCGAGACAGCCCGCCAGGCCGGCGGGCTTTGCCACGAGAAGTCCATCGAAGATGTCCTCATCACCGGTCGGGGCTTGGAAATCCGTCGTCCATTGCAGCACCGCACGATCGAACAAGGCATGAAGCAAccccacttcttttatgtttacGAGTACTTCTTCCTCGAcctggggatcaaactacccttctcccctttcCTCTGCCAGGTTATGAGGGAAATTAATGTTGCCCCAAGCCAACTTCATTTGAACGCTTGGGCCTTCATTCAGTGCTTTGAGATTCTCTGCGACGCCGTCGGTCTTGAAGCAAAAACCTCCCATTTTTTCTACTTCTACGGCGTGGAGCCTAAATCCTTGAAGACCCCAACTCCTGGGTGGGTCTCTTTAAAATCTCGCACGGGCCGGCAGCGCCTCTACCCTTACAAGAGCAATGTCAAGAAGGGACCcgggcgccggtacttccgcataCTCGTACATCCTACCTACCCTGCAGCTTTAACCCGCCGGGACGGGGCCGCTCtgttccctttttactggaccgaGAGTCCTCGCGACGTCCCGCAACCGTCTGACACATCGCTGAGTGAATAAGATAAAGCCATCCTTGGCTTTTTCGCTGGGCTCCCCATCCTTGAGTGCTCACAGTTGCTCGAAGCCTCTCTCAAAAACACCCTCCACTCATTTCTAGGAGGAATGAACTTTACCGAAGTCGCGCTCAAGCGCGCCCTAGCTACTGACTCACTTGAGTTTCCTCCTGTTTTTAATACTAATGGGGTTAAGAGGAAACGTGCTGTCGCGGATGCTGATGCCGAGGTTGTCGCTTCCCCTCAAAAGAAACGGACCAGAAGATCCGGTGCTGCCCCTTCTGAACCGGTCGTGGCGGCCCCAAACGTCGTTGCCCCGGGGTCTGGCGATTCAATACCAGACCCCAACCTTCCGCTGGAGATTGACGAGCCGGCTCCAATGTCCACCGGCGATGCTGTTCAAGCTtccccaacaagaaaatcccaaaaatccAAAGGGGTCGCCCCTAGCACTAATGAAAAGTCGAGGGTCGCGACCCCCTCgcctcaaaagtcaaaaaagaagaagaagaaaaccaagagaccCAGGGTTGGCGAAAGATTTGCCCCTCGCCAAGACCTGGTGGGCGGGGAAAAGCCAGACCCCCTGGGCGATGCGGGGTCCTCGCCCTTTCCTGAGGAAGTCATCGTTGATCAACTTGCTTCTAAAGACTTTCCCTCTGGTGCTCCCCAAACGACCTTCACTCCTGACCGTTCATGTCATCAAGCTGAGGCATGCCCACCTAGGGTCTTCCTTGTTCCCACCATGAGTGACAAAGTGAAGACCAAACTCCCACTTCTCCGCTTCCGCTTTGCCATTCTTCCCCCGCCGCTAGCCATCCGATTGTTGATGAGCATGCGTGCTTTGTTTCAAATCAGCAGCCCTCCCCTGTCGACTTTATGCTAACTGACCCTTTTCTTGGCAGGATGAGAAGAACTGAGAATCCTGACCTTGATGGTGTGGCGCGAGAAGCCATCTCGTGCCTTTTGCGTGCGGGGTGTCTCTTTGCCAGGTTGTCGCAGGACTCAGCCACAACcgctgaagttgaagagctccGCTAGAGGGTTACCGCCACGCCACACTCAAAGCACATGGCGAGCGTGACAAGTTGCTGACCCAAGTAGCGGCTCAAATGACTAAACTGAACAATTTGGGTATCGAGATGAGCTGTCGCGAGGAGGACTTGTCCGCTTATGAAGGGAGAACAGAGGAGCTGGAGGGCGAGCAGGACGATTGGCAGCAGGAATTGAAGGTAAAGGCTGAGGCGATTGTTGCGGGCAGGGCTGCCTGCCTTGTCAAGGACAAAGAGATCACGTTTCTTCAAAGTGAGTTGGGGTCGACGAACGAGTCTCTAAGGTGAGGTCTGAATTAGAGACAAAGGCCAAAGCTGTTGCGGACGCGGAATATCGTGCGGATTCTGAGGTCATAACTCTCCGGGCAAGACTGGCGGCTAGGGCTGCTGTTGAGGCCGTGGAAGAGCGTGGTCGCGGTTTCTTCCTCGTCAAAGCTCAAGTTCAATATCTTTATGAGGGGATTGACCTCAGCGGGACGAGAGCTTTCAAGAAGATCACCCCCAGGGATTGGTAGGCCCGAACGATCCCCCGGGCTTCAATGTTGCATATTTTGCGGCTGCTGAAAACGCAGGAGAAACATAAGATGTTAATGTAGTGTGAatattttgtattgatttttctcttacctttttttgtaattaatatcaCCCCACgttatttaatgaaaattttTTGCGATTTCGTTTGTCCATTTCTCTCCTCGTTCGCGCCCTTGTGCCCTTCGGGCTTTGCATTTTGTGCTCGTGTAGCGATCTTGAATGTGTGCTAGCGAAACTAGGACTTTAGCTCAGCCTTGGACTGAGGCTTTCTCcttcacaccaatatttcccgtaagagcaggtgtggcctcaCCGGTTTTATCTCGGCGAGGGCTTACAGTTGCTAGGGGCctaatggccatataggtttacccagacttatgccgaGTTTTTGTTCTCACCCATATTTTGGGGAGGTCTCGTTTGCCCATATTTCTGGGAGACTTTTGGGATAAATTGCTTGCCGTTGGACAAGGAGCCtacccgcacacatcgccaacgagaggtcagcgaTTCACACCAGACTTTCCGGAGCAATctccagacatcaaggtcgtgttgggattgccaccttcagagaatttttcccaccgggcgaacgtgacatgttagttgagttgctatctgggtagcagaggttcgcgccggactttcctggagcgatccccagacagcaaggtcgtgttgggatcgccaccttcggggaatttttcccaccgagcgacCGTCGTATTGTAGTCCAGCTAGAAGTATTacttgagaatatccttttgcatttgatttgtaaaaattTTACATGGGAGGGAttcctcattaaaaaactcccgtggcgGAGAAAaatagtgcatctttatttttggtcctaattttttgttttgttgctGTGTCCTCGTTCCTGCTTCCTTTGCTGCGTCCTCGACCCTGCTTTCCACACGCTCCCGCTTCCAGCCTCTCGGGTCAGAGTATCATCCCCATCACCACATCTTTCGAGCCCGACGTGCTCGCTATCCACTCATCTTTATTTTTGGGCTGGCTTCCTTTCATGCCCGCCTCGTGACAATGAGGAACTTCTCCTATCTTGCCCTTCTGCTTGTCACACTTGGACATTCCTGGCTTGAAAACTACCGAACTCACAGGCTTCCAATATTTTGATTCTCTTTTTGCTTTACCCGGGCGGCGACTCGCTGGGCTCCTTTTCCTCGCCTTCTTCTTGTCTTTAGACCGCTCGCGCGCCATATTATCTCTTTTCTCGCTGCTGCCCTGCTGGACGATTCGCTGATCCATTCTTTGAATCGTGATTTCTGTCCCCTTTTGCTCATCTCGCCCTGAATTCGAGAGATTCGGTTTCCTGAACATTGGCAGTTCCTAGAGTTCTGGGTCCTTTGagctccagctgaagaggtcaaagTTGTCATCTACCAGCTTCTCTAAGCGTCTCTCTTGACTAACCGTGAGCATGGGCTCGATCGCCAACACCCCCTGCTGAATTTATACGCCTCTAAATCTGCGATCACACTTGCCCAACGCTCCTCTGCATGAGCGTCCGTGAACTGTCCATCCCTGCCCGTCCTGCCATCTATCCTGACCTGTCCTTTGTTGCTCCCTGATCTTGCTATCTTCCTGTCAACCCCCTGCTTTGATCCCCCTTACCTGCCTTGATTGCCTTGGATGACCTCAACCTCATGACACCTGTGTTCCTCGCCAGCTCCTTTCTTTCCATACAGGCTGAGGCAGTTGTTGTAACATTCTCTCGCCCTCCTTTGATCAACTACAATCTTTCCCACTCTTCCACTCATCAGCGAATATTTCACCGCCAGGTGTGCCGTCGAAATTACTGCACAGAGGCGATTGAGTGTGTTCCTCCTAATGATGACGTTGTAAGATGCCACAACCTGCAACACAAGATACCTTACGCGGAGTAGCTTGGCGTTATCGTCGATACCAAAGAATGTGTCCAGATCTACATATCCGCGTACACAGACTTTCTCGCCCGAGAAGCCTACCAGCGTTCTTGTAGAGGGCATCAAATCTTTGTCCGACAATCCTAATTGATCAAAGGCATCGCAGTAGATGATGTCAGCAGAGCTTCCTTGGTCCAAAAGAACCCGCCGCACATTAAAACTGTTAATCCTTATCATTACAACCACGGGATCGTCTTTGTGTGTCTTGATCCCTTCGAAATATGCCGATGATATCACAATATCTGGATGCTGGAAACCGAATGGAGTTTCATACTGTTGCACTGATGTCACTGCTCTCGCGTGCCTTCGCCTTGCTGTCGCTGTGTCTTCGCCCCCGCCGAAGCCACCCGCGATTGTGTTTATTGTCccgactggtggctcaaggtcTTTATTAAAGGTTTCTTCCGCCCCCTTCTTCCTAGTTGCCagtgtttcctttttgtcagcGGTTGGCGTACGTCGGCGGTCGTCTCGCCTGCGGTCATCCTGCTGACGGCCTCCTTTGTACCGGTTCCCTTGCTGCCGTTCTCCATTCCACCGATCACCACGGTCGTTCATCTGCGTTCGTCCCGCTCGAATGAGCCTCTCAATCTCGTTCTTCAGGGTAAAACAATCTCCCGTGTTGTGGCCCACCGAGcggtgatactcgcaccacttcctTTTATCCAACGCCGCTCGGGGCGGGTCGACCTCTTTCTCGCCTTCCTCAACCGCGTGGGTTGCCTTGACCTCTCGAAGCAACTCCGTCAAATGTGCATTTAGACTCCTCCCTGGCTCTTCTCGCCGGCAAGGGTCAGCTTGATGCCATGGTCTGCGGCGTTCCAAATTATCTCTCTTGGGGTATAATGGCTCCTTCACAGCTTTCTCTCCGGTCCTCACCTTCTTGTCTCGCTTTTTGCTGCCTTTTCCTCTCTCCTTACTCTGTTTCTCTTTTGGCGAAGCATCCCCCTGTTCGCCATCTTTGTCCTTTTTCGCGCGCCTTCGCTTGAAAGCGTCATCCTCCTCGTCCAGAATGTTGGTGTTTGCTCGCGTCCGGATCTCCGCCATGGACCGAGCCGGCTTGCGGCTCAACTTGCTATTCAGCTTCCATGGCTGCAACCCGTTCTTGAAGGCACGCGCACAGGCGTGCGGCTCTGACTCCTCAATTTTTACTGATGTCGCGCTGAATCGTTTTATGTACTGCTTCAGAGTCTCGCCCTCCGATTGGCGGACGTTGTCGAGATCCTCGATTGTCACTTTCTTTGTTTTACTGGCGGAAAACTGGACAAGGGATTTTGATGAGAAGTCACGGAAATTAG
This is a stretch of genomic DNA from Lotus japonicus ecotype B-129 chromosome 1, LjGifu_v1.2. It encodes these proteins:
- the LOC130739180 gene encoding uncharacterized protein LOC130739180 — translated: MAWFTTLPRGSITNFRDFSSKSLVQFSASKTKKVTIEDLDNVRQSEGETLKQYIKRFSATSVKIEESEPHACARAFKNGLQPWKLNSKLSRKPARSMAEIRTRANTNILDEEDDAFKRRRAKKDKDGEQGDASPKEKQSKERGKGSKKRDKKVRTGEKAVKEPLYPKRDNLERRRPWHQADPCRREEPGRSLNAHLTELLREVKATHAVEEGEKEVDPPRAALDKRKWCEYHRSVGHNTGDCFTLKNEIERLIRAGRTQMNDRGDRWNGERQQGNRYKGGRQQDDRRRDDRRRTPTADKKETLATRKKGAEETFNKDLEPPVGTINTIAGGFGGGEDTATARRRHARAVTSVQQYETPFGFQHPDIVISSAYFEGIKTHKDDPVVVMIRINSFNVRRVLLDQGSSADIIYCDAFDQLGLSDKDLMPSTRTLVGFSGEKVCVRGYVDLDTFFGIDDNAKLLRVRYLVLQVVASYNVIIRRNTLNRLCAVISTAHLAVKYSLMSGRVGKIVVDQRRARECYNNCLSLYGKKGAGEEHRCHEVEVIQGNQGR